ACGCCCCCAGCAGTCGGTCCTCGGAGACCCCTTCGACGTACCCCCACTGGCGCTCGTCCTCGCCGCTCATGCGACGCGGTAGGGGTGGCTACGGTTTGGTTCTTTCCGATCGGTGACTTGACCTAAAGCATTTGGCACCCCGCTTTTCCGCCCGTCTCACGTTCCGACCCACATGGTCGAAACCGACTCACCCCGGCGGATCACCCGAACCGCCGGCGACGGCGACGACATCCGCCTGAACGCCGTGTTCGACGCGCTCGCCGACGAGCGACGGCGACGAGTGCTCCGCTGCCTCCGGGATGACGACCCCCCGGTTCCGGTCGAGTCGATCGCGCGGTCGCTGCGGGACGAGGTCGGGGACGACGAGCGGACGCTGGAAGCCAGCCTGCATCATCGTGACCTCCCGCGGCTCGACGACAGCGGCGTCATCTCGTACGACCGGGAGACGAACTGCGTCGTCGACTGCGACCGGATCGACGCGGTCCAGCCGTATCTCGACACCGCGCTACGGATGGAGCGCTAGCGGACGGTCAGATACGCCGGCGGCACGCCGTCGGTCGTGTACGTCTCCCGTCCGCGCTTCGTGATCCGGTGGTCGTCCGCCGCCATCGCCGCGGCGTCGACCAGCAGGACCGCCGGGTCTGACGCGTGCCGCTCGCCGACCGACCGCGCTGCGTCCGGTGTCCCGGAAAGGTGGACGGCCTGCCGACCCATCGGCCGTAGCCCCTCGGAGAGGATGGCGTCGACGTTCGCCGGGTCGGTGCCGTGGTACAGTTCGTCCGGCACCGGCGCGTCGGTCGGCTCCAGCGACACGTCGACCGAATGCCCGTACGCTGCCCGGATCCGGTCGCCGTCGCGCTCGAAGCGCCTCTTCGGGTCCGTCGCGACGACGCCAGCGAGGGCCGCGGCGTCGGCCCACCCGTACTGTTCGGTCACCGCCGCAACCAGAGCGTCGTAGTCGGTCCAGCCGGCGTCGTCAAGCGACAGCCCGGCGTCCTCCGGAAAGTGTCTGAGCGCGCCGCTGACGAACTTCGAGAGCCGCCGCCGGCGCTCGGCGTCGAGCACGTGGTCGCCGGCGTCGCCGCAGTCGGGACACTCCGCCGCCGCGAAACAGCCGTGTTCCGGACAGCGGCGCACGTCGTTCACGCCGGGCCGTTGGCCGTCGACCGGCAAAAGCGCGGCGGGCGTGTCCGACGCTCGACACGGGGAGTTACCGGGGTCGCCGTCGTAGGTCGGCCATGCGCCTCGGACGACCGACGCGAACGGCCGACGCCGACGAGTCCTGCCCGGCGTGTGACAGCCGGAACGTGACCCGTCGGGGAGAGGAACGGGAGACGTTCGACAACGGGCAGACCGTCGTCAAGCGCGAACACTACTCCTGTGACGACTGCGACGCCAGCTGGTGGGCGGACGTGTGGCCCGACGACCGGGTGTACGTCGGCGGGTAGCGACGGCGGCCGACCGCCGGCCGAAACTGCTACGACTGGCGAACGAGTCGTCGACGACGTGACGCGGGACGGACCCCGAGACGAGTCGGTTACCGTGTTCGTTCGCCCGAAGGGCTACGTGGCCGACGAGCCCGTGATCCGCCGGATCGGCGACCGCGACTGCTACCTCGGCAACGCGCTCGCCGCCGACCCCGACGCGCACGACCGCTCGTTCGACTTCGTCCTCTCGACGACCGCCGAGGAACTGCCGCTCACGACTCACCACCGACCGCTGATCGACGGTCGGGGCAACGAGTGGGCCGCGTTCGAGGCTGCGGTCGACACCGCCCGACGGCTCTACCGCCGGGACGGGTCGCTGCTGGTCAACTGCAAGGCCGGCGTCTCGCGGAGCGCCACGCTCATCGCCGCGACGCTCGCTGCCGAGGAGGGCCGGGAGTTTCGCGACGCGCTCGGGGTCGTGCAGGACGCTCGTCCCTACGCGATGCCGAACCCGGCGCTCCACGAGTTGGCGGTGGTGTATCTGGCGGCGCGGTCGTAACGGACGGTTCCGGGGAGAGGCTCCGAACCACGGAAAGACTCGCTTCGCTCGCCTTTCCCGCCGCACGCTCGCTGGCGCTCGCGTGCGACCTTCGGGTTCTCCGCCCCTCCCGGGCATTTCACGGCGTCGCCACTCACACGAGGTTCGTGGCAGGTGAAAATGCCCGGGGAGGGCGTCCGAACTGCCGGGAGAGCTTCGCTCTCCCGTACTCTCGTTCGCTCGTCCCTCGCTCACGAGAGCCTGCGGGTTCGTCGCCGTTTTCCGACGACGATTCGACACGCGTCGCTCACACGAGGTTCGCGACGGTGGTAGAATCATGCCCGGGGAGGGCTCCGAACCCTCGATCTCCGCATGTCCCAGGTTCGAGGCTCGGCGGGCCTCAGGGACACGGAGAGCTTCCAAGGCGGTACCGCACCGAATCTCAGAACCCTATGAGTGCGGCGCTATGTCCAGCTAAGCCACCCGGGCTCGTTCCCTCGTAGTCCGCTGGTAGCCTTTAAACTTCTCATATCCGGCGACGGGTTCGGGGCGTGGCCCACGGTTTTATGACACGTCCTGCGAACACTACGGGCATGGACGTTCCCGGTATCGTGGAGTCTACGCTCGGCGACGAGAGCGTCGCCGCCCGGGTGTCGATCGGCGGCGAGGACGAACTGTTCGTGACGCCGACGCGGACGCTTATCTACCGAGCGGACGGGCTCCTGAGCGACGAGACGGTCAACGAGTACCCGCACGACGCCGAGCGGCTGAGCCTCTCGGAGGGTCGCCGGAAGACGAAGATCCAGCTGGAGTACGCCATCGACGGCGAGCGCGAGTTCACGCTTCCGTCGGCGGAGGCCGACCAGGCGCTCCACCCCGTGCTGGCGGGCGTGATGAACGCGAGCGGCGTCACCGACCCCGGGGAGTCGGTGAACCAGACGTTCCGGTTCAGCGAGCTGACGCTCGTGATCACCAGCGACCGCCTCGTCAAGCACGTCGGCGAGGTCGTCTGGGACGAGGACTACGAGGAGTACCGCTTCGAGGACGTGACAGGCCTCGACTTCGAGGAGGGCAGCGTCGCCACCCAGATCGTGCTGGAGGTCAACGGTCGTCCGCAGCGCATCAAGGCACCGAACGACAGCATCGACGAGGTGCGCCAGCGGCTCGTCGAGGCGCTGTGTTCGTACTACGACGTGGCGAGCGAGGCGGCGCTGGCGGAGGCGCTGGCTCCCGACGACGACGCCGAGGAGCGGGCGGCCAGCGACGAGATGGACTTCGGCGAGGGCGTCGACCCGCTCGACGCCGACCCGCCGTCGGTCGACGAGGGGGGCCAGGAGGCGTCGTCCGACGACGGCGACGACGCCGGCGAGTCAGCCCGGGTCGGGACCGTCGCGTCGAGCGAGGGGACTACCACGGCCGACGACGACGACGCGGACGACGAGTTCGACGAGGCGGGGTTCCAGCCGGCCGACGCGGACGGCGATGATGGCGACGACACCGAGACCGCCGACCTCGCCGCGGAGATCGCCGACCTCCGCGAGACCGTCGAGACGCAGAACGAACTGTTGGAACAGCAGCAGGCGACCATCGAACAGCTGATCGAGGAGCTCAGCCGCGGTCGCTGACCGCGGAACGCGGTTCGAAACCGGTTCTCCGGCCGCTCACTCCCGGCCGGTCACTTTCCGGATGCAGGAGC
This sequence is a window from Halostella salina. Protein-coding genes within it:
- a CDS encoding protein-tyrosine phosphatase family protein; amino-acid sequence: MTRDGPRDESVTVFVRPKGYVADEPVIRRIGDRDCYLGNALAADPDAHDRSFDFVLSTTAEELPLTTHHRPLIDGRGNEWAAFEAAVDTARRLYRRDGSLLVNCKAGVSRSATLIAATLAAEEGREFRDALGVVQDARPYAMPNPALHELAVVYLAARS
- a CDS encoding DUF7115 domain-containing protein: MDVPGIVESTLGDESVAARVSIGGEDELFVTPTRTLIYRADGLLSDETVNEYPHDAERLSLSEGRRKTKIQLEYAIDGEREFTLPSAEADQALHPVLAGVMNASGVTDPGESVNQTFRFSELTLVITSDRLVKHVGEVVWDEDYEEYRFEDVTGLDFEEGSVATQIVLEVNGRPQRIKAPNDSIDEVRQRLVEALCSYYDVASEAALAEALAPDDDAEERAASDEMDFGEGVDPLDADPPSVDEGGQEASSDDGDDAGESARVGTVASSEGTTTADDDDADDEFDEAGFQPADADGDDGDDTETADLAAEIADLRETVETQNELLEQQQATIEQLIEELSRGR
- a CDS encoding DUF7344 domain-containing protein, translated to MVETDSPRRITRTAGDGDDIRLNAVFDALADERRRRVLRCLRDDDPPVPVESIARSLRDEVGDDERTLEASLHHRDLPRLDDSGVISYDRETNCVVDCDRIDAVQPYLDTALRMER
- a CDS encoding RNA 2'-phosphotransferase, encoding MNDVRRCPEHGCFAAAECPDCGDAGDHVLDAERRRRLSKFVSGALRHFPEDAGLSLDDAGWTDYDALVAAVTEQYGWADAAALAGVVATDPKRRFERDGDRIRAAYGHSVDVSLEPTDAPVPDELYHGTDPANVDAILSEGLRPMGRQAVHLSGTPDAARSVGERHASDPAVLLVDAAAMAADDHRITKRGRETYTTDGVPPAYLTVR